From the Manihot esculenta cultivar AM560-2 chromosome 14, M.esculenta_v8, whole genome shotgun sequence genome, the window gtcgttacactcacaAGCCCAGTTGTCAATCATTATACATGGGTTGGCCCATCTATCTAGGGTTTTGCTCATTTTGGCTCTACCCTAAAGGTCTAGCTCGCTTGGGCCAGCCCATGGATCCAACTGAGTCTAGCTCAATTAGCTTAACTCACAAGCCTGGTTCACTAGGGCTCAACCCACCATACTTTCGGGTCTTAAATCCACAATTGTTAGGATCATTGCTTCAATACATGTAAAGAATCATGTAAATAGGAGTGTTGATCATCAAACTAGTAGAGCAACAGACTGAACTAGGCTTAAAACTTGGCTCCCCATCACCAAAATGCCCTAAGCCTTTCCATTTGGTTTGCCAACGCTTATATAGCCTTCAtaattcttgtacttgccaatgTCGGACTTGTTTCCACATGTCATATTATAACACCCTTCATAGTTCATCCCCTATTAATAATAAGCCAAAAGTCCATATGTTTTGTTGATACCTGGATTTGTACTAGGGAAAAAGAAATTTGCAATCCCCCACCTTGCCACTCGACCATGCTGCCAAGGCTACTGGGTAGAAGTTTTGTATTAAATGTATTGACATGCtattagatttttatttaaGTTATTTTCTTTCTAAGAGGTAGAATAAATAATCCATatgtttatcaaaataaaatgggCACTCTCTGGTCAGGTGAACTCAATAATAGACGTTTGTTGGTATTCCAATCTTCCTTCTCCTTTCAAGGCCTATTCACAAGAGATTCTAATACTTCTTGACCGTGAATATCTAAATCCAGTTCAGTTTTAAGTTAACTCAATATAAAGCTAAAAGCATATTCTGACATGAAATTAACTGACTTCAGCCTCTTAAGTCCATATTGTCAATCAACCACAATGGCATTGTATTTCAAACAATAGACATAGTAAATGcatacacacacatatataaacTAGCAAAACAAACCCATGAATGGATCTATCTATATATGAACATGATCACATATGCTCTCCACCTCTCTCCCACAGGCAGACATGTAGAAAATAGCATACCTTAATCAGCTCTCCTTCACAATAGCCATCAAACTCTGCACTGCAAGACATAAAACAAGATGGACCAAACTAAGAATATTCACACAAGCAGTAAACTAAAAACTCATAAGACTGGGTAAAGCTAGGATTCATACGCAGCAAGTTCCTTTTGCACCTTAACTGCCTCAACTTGGACAACCATCTGTGCCTTCTTCACGGTCTCATATAAATTCTGCATGTTCCCAAGGATTCCTGCCTAAAATCAATTAGTGGGAAATAATGTTAGTCTCCAATGATGTGATAAAGATCATGACCTATCTTTTTCATGTAATAAGTACACAGCCTAAATGAGATCATCAACTGAGAAACATATGACAAGTTCTAGGTAAAACAAACAACTGGAGATGATGAATCAGTTCATTATACAAGGGTGAAGTTGTGCAGCAGTAAATTGAATATGCCAGATTCTGGATGCAGAAGTAATACTTGAGTCATGCTATGAGAGAAAGGGTATAAACTATGTTTCTCTAGCCTGCTCAAGCTaactgatttaaaaatttatgactAGTTTAAAGTGGCAAGTAACAGAATAGATACTGCAATGCCTTTGATTTCAAGCTCACCCTCTGTAAGCATGGAAGCAATGCTtaatatgattatgattattattAGTTATATCTAAAACTATTATCTATTTGCAATGACAATAAAATGTTCTTACTATCATGCAACATGCATGAATCACATTCAATAATATgtatatcaatttattatatatactaTTGACCTTAAGTTTTACTCACAATCATAGTATATATGAGCCCCAAATAAGTTGGCACTGATTGGTCGGTTTATATTCATATATATTAACAACAAATCAAATTATGGAATCTCCATATAACCTAGGCTGTCCAAAAAGAAGAACCCTACAGAATTGAACTGAGATTTTCTCTCCATAAGAAACAATAAAAAGGTATCAGAACATGCATTTACATAAGAACATATTCTCCAACATAAGAGTGATGCGCAGAATTCctatactattttttttttaataaaaaaggttCAAATTCTGTATTTAAATTTCACTCCAAGAAACGGGAGAATGGTTCACCTTTGATGGTGCACCATCACTCTCTTCATTTTTGTCCTTTCCTCCAAAAAGGCCATGTACACAGAGAGATCTACTGCTATGTCTGGATTTCCAATTCCCAGAAAAAGATTTATGGTGCTTCCCAGCTGGATTTGTATTTAAGCTCAGGTTACCTGAAAGTAATTAGAAAAATTTCCATTCAACAACATCCAAAATTTAGGATGGAAAGTGGACAGCTTAACATcctataaataaattcatttgtAGGAAAAATCAAAACCCACTAAATTATAGATTTACCCATAGGACATAGATGAATCCAATCAATCAgacaaaacaaaaataattaataccACAAGGAAGAATggaacaatatatatatatatatatacacacacacacataatcTTATATGCATCATAA encodes:
- the LOC110631193 gene encoding nucleoid-associated protein At2g24020, chloroplastic, coding for MASTSAVAVRVSNINGLSDRKNPSLTSFPPGNLSLNTNPAGKHHKSFSGNWKSRHSSRSLCVHGLFGGKDKNEESDGAPSKAGILGNMQNLYETVKKAQMVVQVEAVKVQKELAAAEFDGYCEGELIKVTLSGNQQPVRTEITEAAMELGPEKLSLLVNEAYKDAHQKSVQAMKERMSDLAQSLGMPPGLSEGLK